DNA sequence from the Armigeres subalbatus isolate Guangzhou_Male chromosome 1, GZ_Asu_2, whole genome shotgun sequence genome:
tgggaaactgaacagctaccggaggagtggaaggaaggggttatatgccccatctacaagaaaggcgacaaactggagtgtgagaactttcgagcgatcaccatccttaatgccgcctacaaagtggtatccctgatcatcttccgtcgtctgtcaccattagtgaacgagttcgtgggaagttatcaagccggcttcctTGACGGccactcgacaacggaccagatctttactgtacggcaaatcctttaaaaatgccgtgaatacaaggtcccaacgcaccatctgttcgttgatttcaaggcggcatacgacagtatagaccgcgtagagctatggaaaattatggacgagaacagcttccctgggaagcttaccagactgatcaaagcaacggtggatggtgtgcaaaactgtgtgaagatttcgggcgaacactccagttcgttcgatagacggggataccttcgaggtgatcgaggaatttgtctacctcggatccttgctaacggctgataacaatgtcagtcgtgaaatacgaaggcgcatcatctgtggaagtcgggcctactacggacttcagaagaaactgcggtcaaaaaagattcgccaccgcaccaaatgtgtcatgtacaagacgctaataagaccggttgtcctctacggacatgaaacatggacaatgctcgaggaggacttacaagcactcggagtattcgagagacaggtACTTAGAAAATGagacggtgtgcaagaagacggtgtgtggcggcgaagaatgaaccatgagctcgcccagctctacggcgaacccagtatccagaaggtagctaaagccgaaagggtacgatgggcagaatgccggacagcaaccctgcaaagatggtgttcgcttccgatccggcaggtacgagacgacgtggagcgcagcgagcaagatgggcagaccaggtgcaaaatgacTTGGCGAGAGTGGGGCGtgtccgaggatggagagatgcggcctcgaaccgtgtattgtggcgtcaaattgttgattcagtgttatctgtttagatgtagactaaataaatgaatgaatgtacgATACATTCTTCTATCTACCGATTCAGGTAGTTCGAcgtaaaaattttcaaaacgcttCGGGACTGTACCGGCGTTAACTCTTTCGCTTCTACGCAGGTGTTTGTCCATATAAACTGGCAATTGATTTTCGAAGGACCAATGTTACAAATTGCAACGCAGCGCAATATACACCGGGGCTCACCTGCCGGGTAAGAAAAGGACCAATGCGTCCGATATACCACCGCTATTTTTACTAACGACCACACTAGCAATTCGGATAAACACCACTTTTCACTGAACAACGGTTTCGACGGTTtacaaattcaatttattttcacgTGTTCTCTTCATCACGCTTACTTTACGAATGAATGCCTAAagttaaatttgaatttcttcaaCCGCGTTGCCTAGCAACCTACTTAGATTCTATGATTGCTTTGATGTCTTGcattaaaattgttttttttttcgttatagcGCTCAGTAGCCTAGCAACTTATTAATCAATGGTTGctatgattggattttgtttcCAACAGTAATGAATCACGATACAATTTCAGTTCAGTTGTTCATCTCAAAAATGATAGATTTTatgaaataaaagacaaattttacttaaatttattttatgtctgATGGGCAGcagcaaaataataaaataaaaaaaaaactttgcaagTTTATGTAGATTAGAACCATGTACTAAGAGCAGAATAGCATTTTTGCCAACGTCCCATGGAAAAGGTCCATGTGATgctattggtggcactctcaaGCGAATGGCGAAGAGAGCAAGTCTTGCTCGAGATTATGGAAATAACATAACAACGCCACATGTAGTAGAAATTTAGCTTCGTGATATTGTTATCTGTTTGTTTAACTGCCCAGCTGTACAGCTCTCGTGGTGTTACAGAAATTCTAAATGAAACGGATATACGATATCTCCAAAAATTAATACTTGTGACCAATTTCGGGAAGGGTAATCTAATATTTATCATTTACTATTATCATTTGAGGCATATATGGAGCATTCTCTtgaagatcatataactttgacataataaaatttgtaaatAAGCTCAAACAGAGGGTGgcttatactgccgtgaatcgcatatttgtcccatctttgctgggtttcctattcatatgggacaaatagacaaatatgcgattcacggcagtatattaCCCCGTATGTTCATTTTGCTcatattagcaaattagtaatagcaattctattacaattaattgcatattattcggcaactcgaccgtacgaaaaccatttttttgttaaatatcttggcacagcacatgtttcgaaatggacaaattgatatgaaatttgcgaaaaagaatccacgtgtcttggagggactcgaaccctcaacctcctactctctagataggcttgataacccctacataacaagaccacttaaaggtcacgtttgcggaaaagccatcagaatccgagtaccaacctccaccgcggttatctctcttttttgcaaattgaatatctttcggatgcttgatttgtccaatctccacatgtgctttactgttgtatatccacagtcaagcaagtgcacattgtttattaaacgagaggatcgcattCAATGCCCCGGACTgatatagaatgcgaatcaatcgaATTGTTGGGGGCATGGAATGCGATCctttcgtttaataaacaatgtgcactcggcTTTATACAATGCTCTAACATGTGGAGAtgaacaaatcaagcatccagatattcaatttgcaaaaagaaactAACCGCAGTGAAAGTTATCTGAATGGAACATATCAATCCATTCAACATGTGCtacaagatatttaacaaattctattacatttttgcctttctcgtacaacaaagttgtaccgaaaggctatcatttcactccgaaaacgaactttctatataagtctcggagacccatagtgttatataccaaccaactcagctcgacgagctgagcaaatatctgtctgtccgtgtgtatgtgtttttttacgaggtttaaaggccatcaaaaatctgcgcgacagacaccttaaAGGCGAACAGGGCTGGGCTCCTCCTGACCTGCTGAAAATGTGCCTCCTAGATGAttccgggtcccttatcctccttgcttCGATCCCCCCGGACCACGGGAAGCTGTGACTACTTCGGggggaaacttccgcactgttGACTGTTGGTGCCCCGACTACTGGCGGCtgtcgcaggggacgctttcgcgcattgcgcctacttcgtcttcgggttgcagaggtagtccgccagttccggtggtggatggcgtccgcactggcggtgccctacatacccgaagcgctttcttcttttttcttcagcaAGTTGGCTGTTCGAGTGCCAAGATCGGttcgacgattccggttggcagaagacttccggttcgccgGCGCCTCGACTTCCCGAGGCCAAACACTGTTCACTGGACTCACACTGGATTTTCCCCCGAGATTACGCTTATTCGCTGGTCACtactccatctacgctgcagcgctgacagtatttgcgtgaCGACTCTGCTGACCACATTCCACGTGCATtcttcgtgacacattcgctctgcaatgttgtccgcccgtagggcaggcattcctctacgtacttccacaaaccttgggcaatcgaataccacgtgttctggagtctcttCGACATTCTCACACTCTGGACATAACGGTGAATTAGTATGTCCAAACCGATGTAAGTACTTCCGGAAGCATCCGTGGCCCGACAGAAGCTGCGTCAGGTGAAAGTTCACTTCaccatgctttctgttcatccacaccgacaggtttgggatgagccggtgggtccaccttcctttctcCGTACTGTGCCACTCTTGTTGCCATCTCGCCATCGATCGGATTCTCACCTCCTTCCTTACGATTCTGGTGTCTCTTCGCCGATAACACTCGATGTCTTCCTCCAGGGTGATGCAGATGGGTAGTATCCCAGCAATAACAGATACTGCCTCTGACGATATCGTTCTATATGCGcttttcagcttttcccggtatgtgtgtgtgtgtatgtgtgtgcacaaaagctaagtaaaacattaaacaacttttcatatagtaatccttaaccgattttttcGCCGATTTCTTTAACCGGTggtaaagcctagttgatcactattgaatttgatatcgatcgaccgttgcgttcaaaagttataaagaaaatggtacatcgaactgtattagcgccatataaggttggtgtcttggctaaatgcgagaaaggcagtatcactactcggtgagttaagttgggtttttttgacatttcacaTCGCTGGTATCATTTAATATTTTGAGTAGAACTAACGTTTCACGTCGTAAATATTAGGACATATAGCAAGTACTATTCGACAATATTTTAGAGGAAACATATTTCTATAGAAGTTCAACGTACACTGCGGAATTCAGCttctgaaatgagttattggctgaatactaaataataatagtgctgtccaatgagtagctcgaagttgttctcCTAGCGTATACGCggatgagtagattttttttatccgcGGTACAATCCTGTCCATTGAGAGCTCGAATTAGATTACAATCGCTTTTCAGCTAATTTTTGGCGTCCATTCAACTACTTCAACCAACTTGAAGTTGGTTGTGCTGGCGCCTACTCAAACAAATCCATCCATCATCAAAACAGAACAacgaaacaattgaaaaataccaaaatattttttcttctggTTGGTGAGCTCTCATTGAGAGCTCAACTCGAAGTAGCTTGGCATCTCTTTGTGGCCAAAAATTGTCGAGTTAGTCCTAGGTACTTCAAGAAAGTTCGAGTCATTAGACAGCACTAATAATACAAGGGAAATCTTTCCAAAGGACACACATGTGATACATAAAACTCAGTCTATTGTAAACGGACCTCATCTCAAGTATGATATGCGGCCAAAAAAATACATACATAGGTAAAATTGCCAACACATATGAAAGGATTCTACTTAGCCTCCATCAAGGCGCGGAAGGCGTGCGGTACCGTGTGGATTTCTTTGGACCTCTTCCGGAGTTGGATTCGTTGCTGAAATGAACGAAAAACTTAATCGCCTGGTCTATGGATCGAAACGATTTTTCACTTACGCCGATTTCCTCTAGGGCTCACCCTGCGACGCTTGATGTTGCTCGGGCCCGGTTGTTGCCCATCGTCCGCCGACGGAGGTCGTCGACCTGTACGGCGCGGTGGTGGAGGCATATCAATCACACAGCTGTCGGAACTGTCCGAACCATAGGACAGCTCCGACTGATTACCATTGCCCATCGATTGGGAACTTATGTCCACCGATTGTGATGATGACTGACCAGCTGCAACTGGCATCTGCGATGATTGCTGACTGACGTGCTGAGATAATGACTGGGACGATGGCCGAACGTCCCAGATTCCAGACGGCTCTGCTGATGATATTTGAAACTCGTTCACTACGCCCGAGGCTATCGAAGCAAGGTCGCTTTCGTCGTCGGAATCTGTACGTGGAATGACAAAGTGGATGCTCTTCAGATGTTTGTGCTCTGTAGAGCAATATTATCGTGAAATATTtcgtgattaatcatagatttcaaaaattcctttatcGTAGAGTTATTTAAAATGTTAGGCAACTTTTGTTCTTCTTGAAATGTTGAACATGCAATCCATCAATTATTATTACTTACCGTCGACGGCACGAATCTCACGGTCGGAATCGCTCATCACTTGTTCCTGTTCGGCACATTCCTCTATAATACTGTCCTGGGGAACAACGACCATCGCTGTTCGGCAGCGTGGCTTCGGTCTCATTGCCGATCGCGGAGTCTTATCAATCAGAATGTCAAAGTTATCTATCAGCTGGCTCCCTCCGGCCTCCGATATGTTCATGTAGCTAACGCAGATGTCGTGGTACTTTTGTTTCATGGTTTCGCACAGTTCATTCTCATCGCTGCAGTTTCGGTTAGGCATCCGGTGAGCTTCCGGGAACAAGTTCATCAGCAGCTTGAGTTTAAACGATTTGGGTGCTTTCCGCTTGGCCACCACTTTGTAGGGCGAGTGCAGCTGAGTGTTTTCTGTGATGATGATCCTTTCCATGTTCGAGTATTGCTCGTCGTCCGGATGGGAGTATACAAAATCCTCCAGCAGTGCAAGCAGTCGCTGATCGTTCAGAATGCTGTCTGCTCGGAAAAGGTTATCATTGGGGAAAAGCTGCCTGAAGAGGGCCGGATGCGGAGAACAGATTGGACAGAATAGTTGGATGCGCTGGAAAAGAACTTAAGATTTAGACAAGCGAATAGAGCTAAACAAAATGTCAAATACCTTTGCTTCCGGGCAGAACTTGATGGATTTTTCATTGTAACCGAGGTAAATCATAAACGGAGAGTATTGACCACAAGTGAAGCAACTGGGAAAATGGTTCCTGCCTGAAGCAGAAAACAACGAATCCGACGCGTTGTAGATTGAAGCAACCATTTTCGACGATTCTCACTTTTACCACAAGTAGACAAAACTCACTACAACATTTTAGTCATTTAAGGATCAATATTAATAATATATGAATTGAAATAGAGAAAAAATTaagtttttgtgtttttaaaatataaattttggtATTTTGAGCAACCGCCAACCTGACCCGcgtcaaaaatcaaaacaagtTTATGTCGATTGTCGACTTCTTTGTCAAATGCGCAGGGGACCAAAAAAAGTCAATACACTGGACCAAAATCTCCTCACGACAATTATTGGGTTGTTTACAGGGGGGagttatgctacgtttagacaaggcaagtgaattgagcaagtcgcttgaatcgaacgcgaactgaaaaaagatattttagttactagataaagattgtcgcttcggttccctttgttctgctgtccgaaacatgtgtggtacatacctgtcaaatcgtatggattttccttctttgacgtttagctcccctatcctcgccagcaaaagatgttccggacagcgacgacagcgacaatatttatctagtaactaaaatatcttttgaactgaacgtgtaaacaccttaaatcaattcacttgaacgaaaagaaagttgaacatgttcaacttttggcaagtcaattgaattcaactgagttgttcaattcacttgccctgtcaaaacgtagcctgtcatccacgaacaaatcaagcctacctaagatgtacacggaagaaaaaaagtacccaaaattgagtacttttaaacttacttttgagttattttttctctccgctttcatccactctttcttttgttgtcaaaaacaaaagagccaaacaatccaacgacgccagttcaatacgggaagccaatgttgagttttattacctgaggtcgaaattgagtgaattaaacttaaatttgggtcaataaattttccgttggatacttttttaacatgggagtaaaggcaaactacttagaccctacttactcaattttcgcttcccgtacggatgttcgaggttgggtgaattaaactcactattaggtagtttatttcttccgtgtattatccgggcctcgctgcttgggaaaggcgggccaccccgcttggcaagAGTACcatttttcgaactggaatcttgtaggatattggttaacctacactactgctaactaacgaaaaaattgtgggattgtttatttacatttgcttcaaactatagatagtagaatctatagatgagcgaatgcatggctgagtcgatttttttgcccgtgaacacgcgcatatgacgtcacagcccttaacgtttccattgaaatcgtgacgtcatgctcgtttggagacacgtttgacagttcgtttggagacagaggatttatcttcgctcatctatatattccactatctatacttcaaactacatgcagaggaggcgcgatgcaccgcatattacccccctggTTGTTTAggagtatatatatatatatatatatatatatatatatatatatatatatatatatatataataataataaataaaatacaatcgaacactgctgtcatttcgcgaaaagcacgtggttttgttttgagcgggaaaatactgcctatcttttaacacggcggctatcttgacgtttatcttcgcagtcgagcctgcgagtgtaagaccaccgcagcattctagaaaaagataagcgcgacaatattaactgcgaggtttctaagccaggttaccatttttgcattcgtatatcatgaggctagcacgatgatacttttatgcccaggaaagtcgagacaattttcaatccgaaaattgccaagaccgacaccgggaatcgaacccagccaccctcagcatggtcttgctttgtagccgcgcgtcttatgggccaaacacaattgatacgtttgcgtgcgatttgacagttttcccatgagaaaactgtcaaaacgcacgcaaacgtatcaattgtgtttggcccattaccgcatggctaaggaggccGGTTcttcgcgttggactcgggggcagccaaccaatcacgaactcgatccttgtcggagtcagtggaaagtactactgaactgtcaaaaaaagttcattcgacgacgaccgaattcattcgtgacgtcatgctgcagaacctaatacacTGACGTTGGTGTGCGAAAAACTGCGCTTGGAGAACTcaattaaagtgtttttttaattttcagtgtAGTAAAAATTCAGTGTAGTGAAGAAAAGCGTGCGGATGTCATTAATTCGTCATCACGAAACAGCTGTTTTAGCTTGGCGTCGCGGTGCCATTAGGGGGTCGTGAGAGGGCTTGGGAGTGTTGGAAAGATAAAGATAGGCAGTTGCATGTAGAGTACGAGTTTTGCGTTTGCGAAGCAGAGAAAGAACAATCATCATTGGTGACCGCCGACCCCGGTTCGTTACGTTTGCAAAaaactttggatttttttaggcGATTGTGGTGGTTTTACGAAATACCCACGTACTTACTATCTACTTCATTTTATAGACCACTCAAGATAACTGTGGATTGCTGTTTCGTTAACAACGCTGCACTACTGCTgaataaaatcaatcaaaatgttGAAGAACATTCTCGTTCCTAGAACTAATTCATTGGGACTCGGTGAGTAGACGAAGTGAAAGTAAAACTAATTATTGCCTCCTCATGCAACCAGATCACTTATTATGGATTGTTATCTATCTACAGGTACAATGGCCTTAATACGACAGCTGAGCATTCAACCCACCCAATGCTCCAAGCCGCGTACGGCGATCGTGATGTTAAATATGGGAGGTCCTCAAAACACGGATCAGGTGCACGATTACTTGCACCGGATTATGACTGATCGCGATATGATCCAGCTTCCCGTTCAAAGGTAATAAAAAGCACATTATAAGAGGTTTTGTATTAACAATAATCAactatctattttttttttaaattcagcaAACTGGGCCCCTGGATTGCTAAGCGACGTACACCCGAAGTGCAGAAGAAATACAATGAAATCGGAGGCGGATCACCCATTTTCAAGTGGACCAACATCCAGGGTGAACTGCTGTGCAAACAGTTGGATAAGGTGTCACCGGAAACGGCTCCCCACAAGCACTACGTGGCCTTCCGCTACGTGACGCCCTTGACGGAGGATACCTTGAAGCAAGTGGAACAAGACCAACCGGAGCGGGTGGTCCTATTTTCGCAGTACCCTCAGTACAGCTGCGCTACATCTGGTTCCAGTTTCAATGCCATTTTTACTCACTACAAGTCAAACAAGAATGGTCTGTCCAACGCCAAGTGGAGTATTATTGATCGCTGGAGCACACACCCCTTACTGGCCAAGACCTTTGCCGATAATATCCGGAAAGAATTGGAAAAATTCCCAGCCGAAAAGCGTAAGGATGTTATCCTGCTATTTTCTGCACATTC
Encoded proteins:
- the LOC134208264 gene encoding uncharacterized protein LOC134208264 isoform X1; this encodes MVASIYNASDSLFSASGRNHFPSCFTCGQYSPFMIYLGYNEKSIKFCPEAKRIQLFCPICSPHPALFRQLFPNDNLFRADSILNDQRLLALLEDFVYSHPDDEQYSNMERIIITENTQLHSPYKVVAKRKAPKSFKLKLLMNLFPEAHRMPNRNCSDENELCETMKQKYHDICVSYMNISEAGGSQLIDNFDILIDKTPRSAMRPKPRCRTAMVVVPQDSIIEECAEQEQVMSDSDREIRAVDEHKHLKSIHFVIPRTDSDDESDLASIASGVVNEFQISSAEPSGIWDVRPSSQSLSQHVSQQSSQMPVAAGQSSSQSVDISSQSMGNGNQSELSYGSDSSDSCVIDMPPPPRRTGRRPPSADDGQQPGPSNIKRRRVSPRGNRPTNPTPEEVQRNPHGTARLPRLDGG
- the LOC134208266 gene encoding ferrochelatase, mitochondrial, with the protein product MLKNILVPRTNSLGLGTMALIRQLSIQPTQCSKPRTAIVMLNMGGPQNTDQVHDYLHRIMTDRDMIQLPVQSKLGPWIAKRRTPEVQKKYNEIGGGSPIFKWTNIQGELLCKQLDKVSPETAPHKHYVAFRYVTPLTEDTLKQVEQDQPERVVLFSQYPQYSCATSGSSFNAIFTHYKSNKNGLSNAKWSIIDRWSTHPLLAKTFADNIRKELEKFPAEKRKDVILLFSAHSLPLKAVNRGDAYPSEVGASVQNVMEQLNYCNPYCLVWQSKVGPLPWLEPFTDDAIKGYVKQGKKNFILVPIAFVNEHIETLHELDIEYCEELAHEVGAEKIGRAAAPNDHPLFIDALTDVVHNHLKNGNAVNPKFLLRCPSCVNSKCLSSKQWYQELCN
- the LOC134208264 gene encoding uncharacterized protein LOC134208264 isoform X2, which produces MVASIYNASDSLFSASGRNHFPSCFTCGQYSPFMIYLGYNEKSIKFCPEAKRIQLFCPICSPHPALFRQLFPNDNLFRADSILNDQRLLALLEDFVYSHPDDEQYSNMERIIITENTQLHSPYKVVAKRKAPKSFKLKLLMNLFPEAHRMPNRNCSDENELCETMKQKYHDICVSYMNISEAGGSQLIDNFDILIDKTPRSAMRPKPRCRTAMVVVPQDSIIEECAEQEQVMSDSDREIRAVDDSDDESDLASIASGVVNEFQISSAEPSGIWDVRPSSQSLSQHVSQQSSQMPVAAGQSSSQSVDISSQSMGNGNQSELSYGSDSSDSCVIDMPPPPRRTGRRPPSADDGQQPGPSNIKRRRVSPRGNRPTNPTPEEVQRNPHGTARLPRLDGG